In Aedes albopictus strain Foshan chromosome 3, AalbF5, whole genome shotgun sequence, the following are encoded in one genomic region:
- the LOC109418654 gene encoding protein Son encodes MNDTDAKEEKPPSTSTTSSATTTAEMFPLNIKIKQEKTTSYEDSSKSETVDKLSIDLNLSNIFSATTTTTKAAAAASTASSDPSDEKEVKSVEPLKSSNEILTELFKVFNAAPPEIIDDDSNDDGEEKKKKKKHKKKSKKKKKGGSDKGSSSASDTQEEGEIKRKIKKIKKEKDKDKEKEKEKHKKSKTKEKHKEKTERKEEKVVVKSEMSSVVVKKEPKDDWYSSRDSRESSRVSKDSHHHHHHHEQQRYSSRDDYYPRIKQEKEDRSYRDATIYDKERDRERERERERERNREKEREKEDLKSSRNKIQIKSLKDSAVFKEAASREKEKEREKEKERERMRDRDRERRNGRSDSKEMRKRRSESELSLSDEEPYRQGRYYDFYQKKYNSFYASYKEEDHYRDRKRRRSEERDRQRHRSKSRSRSPQFDKQKLLEIARKNAISMLKKGTLPGAQGLDKESKEKLIMKMKTSGKSIEELTEYCKKISDKENLNELSSVSSDDSDHDAEGGSKAFHHPFQIKDPGPIVMNIKNSVPLQPKTAEQSKALMLQFPVSSGAQHKKMESDWMPVEPKPAAPVAVVRPEKPVSKFPPTSASFVAASEKQQPAYTPVNPPPGPQALPPELIQPGPSSAPVVPPVPVPAVPAIDTSIPAIMPAPGPSTDAPTVFPTNAEANKLDVSTIISNRLNAMRKLQDNPADAEAIKLLYNTQKDMSAWASSKFTPGQFCGSTGVQCLTPRELAEGYQPWAKRDSMKQTAPVSGGMGMHLLQKMGWVPGEGLGKEKNGSLEPLLLDVKLDKRGLVASAEDHQRQVQFQIQQQHSGRRARFMSVKINTDGKHPVSILGEYCSKRKWMPPRYDLVHESGPGHAKNFVFKVIVNGLEYQPAIANNTKKEAKATAAKFCLQQLGILQS; translated from the exons ATGAATGACACCGACGCTAAAGAAGAGAAACCTCCCTCCACCTCCACAACAAGTTCGGCGACAACTACGGCGGAAATGTTCCCGCTGAACATCAAGATCAAACAGGAGAAAACAACCAGCTACGAAGATTCAAGTAAGTCGGAAACCGTAGATAAGCTGTCCATCGATTTGAACTTGTCGAACATATTttcggcaacgacgacgacgaccaaagCGGCGGCTGCGGCATCAACTGCTTCGTCGGACCCATCGGATGAGAAGGAAGTCAAATCGGTAGAACCGCTCAAATCATCCAACGAGATATTGACGGAACTGTTCAAGGTTTTCAATGCTGCTCCGCCGGAAATAATCGATGACGATTCCAACGACGATGGCGaggagaagaaaaagaagaagaaacataAGAAAAagtccaagaagaagaaaaagggcGGAAGCGACAAGGGATCTTCTTCCGCTTCGGATACCCAGGAGGAAGGGGAGATTaaacgaaaaataaaaaagatcaaAAAGGAAAAGGATAAGGACaaagaaaaggaaaaggaaaagcaCAAGAAGAGCAAGACGAAGGAGAAACATAAGGAAAAGACGGAACGAAAGGAGGAGAAAGTGGTGGTAAAATCGGAAATGTCATCCGTGGTGGTCAAGAAGGAACCCAAGGACGACTGGTACAGCTCGCGAGATAGTCGGGAATCTTCTAGGGTGTCTAAGGATTctcaccatcaccaccaccaccatgaGCAGCAACGTTACAG TTCACGTGACGATTATTATCCACGGATTAAGCAGGAAAAAGAAGATCGTTCCTACAGAGATGCAACGATCTACGACAAGGAACGCGATCGCGAGCGGGAACGTGAACGCGAAAGGGAGCGTAACCGAGAAAAAGAACGCGAGAAAGAGGATCTCAAATCATCGAGAAACAAAATTCAAATCAAGAGTCTGAAGGATAGTGCTGTATTCAAGGAGGCAGCTTCCCGTGAGAAAGAAAAGGAACGCGAGAAGGAAAAGGAACGAGAAAGAATGCGGGACAGAGACAGGGAGAGGCGGAATGGCCGTTCCGATTCGAAGGAAATGAGGAAAAGGCGTTCGGAATCAGAACTTTCGTTGTCGGATGAAGAACCGTACCGGCAGGGTCGGTATTATGATTTCTATCAGAAGAAGTACAATTCATTCTACGCTAGTTATAAGGAGGAAGATCACTACAGAGACCGGAAGAGGAGAAGAAGCGAGGAACGGGATCGGCAAAGGCATAGATCCAAATCGAGATCACGTTCTCCGCAGTTCGACAAGCAGAAGTTGTTAGAAATTGCCAGGAAAAATGCGATATCGATGCTTAAGAAGGGGACACTTCCTGGTGCTCAGGGGCTTGATAAAGAATCTAAAGAGAAGTTAATTATGAAGATGAAAACAAGCGGCAAGAGTATCGAGGAGCTGACTGAGTATTGTAAAAAGATTTCTGACAAAGAAAATTTGAACGAGTTATCGAGTGTCTCCTCTGACGATAGCGATCACGATGCAGAAGGGGGATCGAAAGCATTCCACCATCCCTTCCAGATCAAGGATCCTGGGCCGATTGTGATGAACATCAAAAACTCGGTTCCGTTACAGCCGAAAACGGCGGAACAATCGAAAGCTCTCATGCTGCAATTTCCAGTTTCTTCTGGTGCACAACACAAAAAGATGGAAAGTGATTGGATGCCTGTGGAACCAAAACCCGCGGCACCGGTTGCAGTCGTCCGGCCCGAAAAACCGGTGTCTAAATTCCCACCAACATCCGCTTCGTTTGTTGCAGCGTCCGAGAAACAACAACCAGCGTACACACCGGTTAATCCACCTCCGGGGCCGCAGGCTCTGCCTCCGGAATTGATACAGCCTGGTCCATCATCAGCTCCAGTTGTACCACCCGTTCCGGTACCAGCTGTGCCAGCCATTGATACATCAATACCGGCTATAATGCCAGCTCCAGGTCCCTCCACGGATGCTCCAACTGTATTTCCCACCAATGCGGAAGCTAACAAGCTAGATGTTTCAACCATCATATCCAATCGTTTGAATGCCATGCGCAAACTGCAAGACAATCCGGCCGACGCTGAAGCCATTAAATTGCTGTACAATACCCAAAAGGACATGTCGGCCTGGGCATCCTCCAAATTTACCCCAGGACAGTTCTGCGGATCTACCGGTGTTCAGTGTTTAACGCCCCGAGAGCTCGCCGAAGGATACCAACCGTGGGCTAAACGAGACTCAATGAAACAAACCGCCCCGGTTTCCGGCGGAATGGGAATGCACCTTCTGCAGAAGATGGGCTGGGTTCCCGGCGAAGGGCTCGGTAAGGAGAAGAATGGTTCGCTCGAGCCACTTCTCCTAGATGTCAAACTAGACAAACGTGGCCTGGTGGCCAGCGCGGAAGATCACCAGCGACAGGTGCAGTTCCAAATCCAACAGCAGCACAGTGGCCGACGGGCGCGGTTTATGAGCGTAAAAATCAATACCGATGGGAAGCATCCCGTGTCGATCCTGGGCGAGTACTGCAGCAAGCGAAAATGGATGCCTCCACGGTACGATCTGGTGCACGAAAGTGGCCCTGGACATGCGAAGAACTTCGTGTTCAAAGTGATCGTAAACGGATTGGAGTATCAACCGGCCATTGCCAACAACACGAAGAAGGAAGCCAAGGCAACGGCGGCCAAGTTTTGCCTACAACAGCTGGGCATTTTGCAGTCGTAA
- the LOC109414794 gene encoding superoxide dismutase [Mn], mitochondrial, protein MLALRSAVLGSSRNVAAVLGCRNKHTLPDLPYDFGALEPVICREIMEVHHQKHHNAYVTNLNAAEEQLKEAVAKNDASKIIQLGSALKFNGGGHINHSIFWKNLSPDRSDPSAELKKLLDRDLQGLDNFKKEMKAAAVAVQGSGWAWLGYNKKTKALQVAACPNQDPLEATTGLVPLFGIDVWEHAYYLQYKNLRPNYVDAIWDVVNWKDVSERLAKAQ, encoded by the exons ATGTTGGCTCTTCGAAGTGCTGTTCTGGGATCTTCCAG AAATGTTGCGGCCGTTCTGGGATGCCGCAACAAGCACACTCTGCCGGATTTGCCGTATGACTTCGGCGCTCTGGAGCCGGTCATCTGCCGCGAAATTATGGAG GTTCACCACCAGAAGCACCACAATGCCTACGTTACGAATCTGAACGCCGCCGAGGAGCAGCTGAAGGAAGCCGTCGCCAAGAATGACGCTTCCAAGATCATTCAGCTGGGTAGTGCCCTCAAGTTCAACGGCGGTGGCCACATCAACCATtccattttctggaagaatctctcgccGGATCGGTCGGATCCGTCGGCCGagttgaagaaactgctggatcgCGACTTGCAGGGATTGGACAACTTCAAGAAGGAAATGAAAGCGGCTGCTGTGGCCGTACAGGGATCGGGTTGGGCTTGGTTGGGCTATAACAAGAAGACCAAAGCTCTGCAGGTTGCTGCCTGTCCGAACCAGGACCCTCTGGAGGCCACTACCG GCCTGGTCCCGCTGTTCGGAATCGACGTTTGGGAGCATGCGTACTATTTGCAATACAAAAATCTGAGACCGAACTACGTCGATGCTATTTGGGATGTCGTCAACTGGAAGGATGTTTCCGAGCGTTTGGCCAAGGCACAGTAA